Proteins encoded in a region of the Ziziphus jujuba cultivar Dongzao chromosome 3, ASM3175591v1 genome:
- the LOC132803182 gene encoding uncharacterized protein LOC132803182, protein MHDGEGEEMITEISDIENSLPKISLHAITGATHPQTFRVKSKIQNIEVTTLIDGGSTHNFMDQTLVKRLGLSMDQGNKLPVMVANGDRIECVGKCMGLTLTVQNCPVQSDFYVLPVAACPIILGVQWLETLGPIETDYRQLTMKFKLDDRPYQLQGIQRASISALEVSDLCGVEQVACFLLTTEVDTFCEHESSLEELERLLEEFQRVFDTPSGLPPPRAHDHTIPLLPNQPPVSVQPYRYPYYQKSEIEAIVKEFLDAGIIRPSNNPFSSPVLLVKKSDGSWRFCVDFWALNKITIKDKYPIPVINELLDELHGSKFFTKLDLRSGYHQIRIKEADIGKTAFRTHEGHYEFVIMPFGLTNAPATFQVYSQSWNDHVIHLRTVLDILPTNRFFAKKSKCHFGVQQVDYLGHIINSDGVSLDPAKIEAVISWPRPTTTKGVRDFLGLAGYYRKFISGFGGIAAPLNKLLSKTGFHWDSKAEEAFTRLKTMLTTPPVLRLPDFIQPFIVESDACSEGIGVILLQKDKLVAYYSAALKGAPLSWSTYEKEMLAIVKAIQKWRPYLLGKPFLVERITEA, encoded by the exons ATGCACGATGGGGAAGGGGAGGAAATGATCACTGAAATATCCGACATCGAAAATTCTCTTCCAAAAATCTCACTGCATGCCATTACCGGAGCCACCCATCCTCAGACCTTTCGggttaaaagtaaaattcaaaacATTGAGGTAACAACCTTGATTGATGGAGGGAGCACACACAACTTTATGGATCAGACACTAGTAAAACGTCTTGGTCTCTCCATGGATCAAGGGAACAAGCTTCCTGTAATGGTAGCTAATGGGGACCGAATTGAGTGTGTTGGAAAATGTATGGGGCTCACATTAACAGTACAAAATTGCCCAGTGCAATCTGATTTTTATGTACTTCCTGTAGCAGCTTGCCCGATAATTCTTGGGGTGCAATGGTTGGAAACTCTCGGTCCAATAGAAACGGACTATCGTCAACTCACCATGAAGTTTAAATTGGATGATCGGCCCTACCAACTTCAAGGCATCCAGCGAGCATCAATTTCTGCTTTGGAAGTCAGCGACCTTTGTGGAGTAGAGCAGGTCGCATGTTTTTTGCTAACGACTGAGGTGGATACCTTTTGTGAACATGAATCATCCCTGGAGGAACTTGAGCGGCTGTTGGAAGAATTTCAGAGGGTGTTCGACACTCCCAGTGGGCTGCCTCCACCACGAGCTCATGACCACACCATTCCTCTCTTACCAAATCAGCCCCCGGTCAGCGTTCAACCTTACCGTTATCCATATTATCAGAAATCAGAAATTGAAGCAATAGTGAAGGAGTTTTTGGATGCAGGAATAATCCGTCCTAGCAACAATCCCTTTTCTTCACCGGTTTTATTGGTCAAGAAATCAGATGGTAGCTGGCGATTTTGTGTGGACTTTTGGGCGCTTAATAAAATTACCATCAAAGACAAATATCCAATTCCTGTCATTAATGAACTtctagatgaattacatgggtCGAAATTTTTTACGAAGCTGGATCTACGATCAGGGTATCATCAAATCCGGATAAAGGAGGCAGATATCGGCAAAACAGCGTTTCGTACACATGAGGGTCACTACGAGTTTGTAATCATGCCCTTCGGGCTCACAAATGCTCCTGCAACGTTCCAAG tcTACAGTCAATCTTGGAAtgaccatgtaattcatctacgCACTGTATTGGATATTTTACCTACTAATCGGTTCTTTGCAAAGAAATCAAAATGCCATTTTGGAGTTCAGCAGGTGGATTACTTGGGCCACATTATCAATAGCGACGGTGTTAGTCTCGACCCAGCAAAAATTGAGGCAGTCATCAGTTGGCCAAGGCCGACAACGACAAAAGGGGTCCGTGATTTCTTGGGGCTTGCCGGTTATTATCGAAAGTTCATCAGTGGTTTTGGAGGCATCGCCGCTCCTCTTAATAAGCTACTATCTAAAACTGGGTTTCATTGGGATTCCAAAGCCGAGGAAGCCTTCACACGTCTGAAGACAATGCTCACCACTCCACCAGTTTTACGCCTTCCTGATTTTATTCAGCCATTCATTGTCGAAAGTGATGCTTGCAGTGAAGGAATCGGCGTTATTCTGCTTCAAAAGGACAAACTAGTCGCTTATTACAGTGCGGCTTTAAAAGGGGCACCGCTTTCATGGTCCACGTATGAAAAAGAGATGCTAGCAATTGTAAAAGCCATACAAAAATGGAGGCCTTATCTGCTGGGGAAACCTTTCTTAGTTGAAAGGATCACCGAAGCCTGA